Sequence from the Panthera tigris isolate Pti1 chromosome D3, P.tigris_Pti1_mat1.1, whole genome shotgun sequence genome:
CTGACCTCCAGTCTGCCTTGGCCCCACTTTAATGCAGTGAATATAAGCCGCCATGATGCAGTCCTCAGACGTGCTCCCTACGACAGCCTTTGTTAATCACTAAAGTTGAAGGAACCTCAAAGCCTGTCAGTTCCTCCCCCATTATTTCATGAGAGAACAGGCAGGCCTAGAAAGACACAGTGACCTGCTCAGGTCACTTAGCTTGTCCTTGGCAGAGGGAGGGTTAGGTCCAGGCCTCTAGTTGGACTAGAGTTCTCCCTGCCTGAGTTCTCCCCTCAAGCCTCAGTCTTGTCACTAGATAGATTCATGCCGTCCACTTGATTATAGAtatatctagagagagagagtacagacCTAGATCCTAGCAAGAAAGACAGTCCCTTGCTTCAGAAACAGTCACAGTCATGGAAAATCTCTGTAGCAGTTTTCAAGTCATAAACTGCTCATGTACAGAGTTTACTTGAGAATTTGAatagaaacaggtaaaatttTTTTGGCTTCAGAGAATTCTAGTTATAATGGAACCCATAAATTGCGATGACATcacattgtatacatatacaaagaTTCACCATTATCGTTTGATATGAGGTCAAAGTAGCAacaaaaaagtcaattttatgTGGGTAAAACAACTAAAACTTAATTACgcttcccctcctttttttttttttttaacatacaggACTATAGAAAAGATCTACCCATATTACGTGAAAGCACCTAGTGATTCGAATTCAAAACCTATAAAGCAACTTTTGTCTGGTAAGGCTGAGAAGGAATtgtttcagaacttttttttaaccttcttttaTTCAACTTCTACAGTTTGCATTTTCAACCTTTCTCGAGcttctttccagttttctgtctctgtgacaCAGAGCTTATAGGAAGCATGAGACTCCCAGCTGCGTTCCACAGCCAGAAGGAATCAGTCAGTCACCAGAAGCCATattcttcattgttttcattgATATAGAACTTGATGGGCTTAAATCCACATTTAGTGCCTTAGTCTGTTTACTTGCTTCTATTAACATCCATAACTTGGGCAGAAAATGGCCTCATGCAGTATTAAATATGAAGGCCCCACGATAAGAGCAATAAAAAGGTAGCAGGAAATGTGCGTGATTCAGCCCAAGGGTCGTTAAGTATCAACAGTAGTCTCTAGGGACTGTATTTACCCCAAATAACAGAGATGGTAGTAAGATGATGATATGTAATTCTTAAGCATTAATTATGAAGCATTGTTTGACTTCATCAGTTGCCTGGACCAGAACAGATGTGTATGGATGGTAAAAGTAGAAGGACAGTGCAGTATATATCCAAGTCACATTCATTCCTTTGCCAACATGGGTTGCTCATTGTCACCAGGcagtatgccaggcactggagacGAGGTTCTACATGGCTCATGTTTAGCTGGAAAGATGGGGATTGCGTAGGCAAACAGGTAGACGCCCCCATGGAGATCTCAAGAAGTAGAGGCAGCATAGAGGTTCCGAAGACAAGTGTGGGTGGGCCCCCACATCTCTATGCATTTCTTCCTCATGAGGTTCAGCCTGTGAAGTCCCCCTTCCCCACACCACAGGTCTTGGTGTTCTCAGGTCCTGCCAACACAACAACTTCTCTGATTAGCTTTACTGAGTTCTCTCTGATCTTTACCATAAGGCCTATTTAGCATACGTTGGTGGTTATTACCAGTTTACAAAGGGGGAACCAAGGCCCAGTGTGTGAATTACTCAGCAAAGGTTATACAACCAGTACGTGGACAAACTAGATCCAAACATGGGCCAGATGTCCCCCTTCAGAACTCTCTAGACTTCAGAACCAAGGTTCTTTTTCTTCCGGAGCATTTTCAGTGGTTCACATTCTTCTTGAGGAGGGGTTTCTTTATCTTTATGAGTCTCCTGCCTCAcgctccatccatccatccatccatccatccatccatccatccaatagaCTTACATTGCCACACACTGTCCTAGATTCCTTTGATCTAGGAATTTAGCAGGAAATAATGTAGCCACGGCCCCCACCCTCACAGAGTTTATAGTCCACCACCATGATTCTCAGTGGAGGCCGTATTATCATTGGCAGTGGTGGTATTTTCTTAGAAAGGCCTACACAGGGAACTCCAAGCTTTCTGTTGGCCcttttactgttttatattcACCCTAAGCTCCAACACAAGCAATCATTAACCACACATCATGGGTTTTCAGAACTTTCCTGAGCTTCATGCCATCAATCCTTCCTGAAAtaacctcctctccctctccatctccactTTACTGATGTTCTCAGCAAAATTCAACTCAGAAGTCGTCTCATCTGGGAAGCCCTCATGGATCCTACCAACTAGAATTGTTCTCTCCTTGTCAGCACAGGTCTAATAGTGGTTGCCACGTGCCCATAAGTTGTGCTCATGTACATGGCCTGTTCCCATTGAGATATGGAATTGTGCTGTATTCAACTCTGTAACCCCTGATCACCTAACAGAGGGCCTTCCTCCCagaagacactcaataaatgctagtaaTATGATTGGATTAGTCAAGTCAATAAAAAGTCAGTGATTTGGGTTTTTAAATGCCTAACTAGTTGCTTGGaattattagcaaagaaataTACTCACGTATATTAAGCACGTGTGATAATCAGGTATATATCACGTGGGTCTTCACTCTCTCCCTGTGATATGGCTGCCATGCTCACTTAGCAACAGTGAGCGTCCTCTTTAGCGACAAGGAGAAACGTTATGCACACCTGCGGCCCACTTTCCTTTCTCCACTCACACTGTTAACATGTGCCCTACTCATCCTGGCATCACATGCTACGGATAGTGGTAATCAGTTCTGCCATCTGACAATTGTTTGCGTGCATTGAATCTTAATATGCTTATGCTAACTTGGTTTCATTTCTCTCGTCTTGCAGAAAATAACTTCATGAATATCACCATCATTTTGTCCAGAGACAATACAACTAAATCTAACAGTGAGTGGTGGGTTCTCAACCTGACTGGAAACAGAATATACAATCAGCACGCTCAGGCCTTGGAACTGGTGGTCTTCAATGACAAAGTCAGCCCGCCCAGtctggggttcctggctggctatGGGTAAGGACACATTTCAGTTAGCAGTCACAAGAGCCTACTTCTGTGTCATATAAAGTTGACGGGAAGCTTTGTACCTTCCTAAAATTCTTGAACTTAACAGCTGCAGCGTTGAAATTCATAGATCATTGGCCTTTCAAGAACCAGAGTCCCAAAGAAGTCAAAATGCCTGGGGTGAATAACACCATTAAGGACAGAACTAGAAGTCATATTTCTGGTTTCTTGACTCCACGTCTTCCTGTTACGTTTGATGTAATTCAATGTTTAAACTTAGAAATTGGTGTAGGGTTATCTCTTTTCCATATAGATTGCCTTCTGACCTGAGCAGATGCTCAGTCAAGCATCGCAATTTTGGACATGGTCCAATGTCCAAAATGGTCTGATGCTATCATTTCACCGTGTTCTGATGCTTACATTCTAAGACACATGCATCCCCTACAAGACATGAAAGTCTGTTAAGAAGTCAATGTCTATGCAGAATTATAGTATTAACATAAATAGCTGGTGCAGAAAAGTATATATAGTACAATTGCATTTCTATCAAGTATATTATGTAgtttctttatataatatttgCAGTAAAACCCCCTGAAGTTCATGCATGAGACTACTAGCATTGGTTGTTTCCAGAGTTGAGATTTTTttgacacttttatttttcttacagcaCTGTAATGTATAAAGTGTGTTTACACAAGGAATatgaattaccttttaaaaaaagagtttttttattgtttattgtttttgagagagagagagagagccagagagcaagcagggaaggggcagagagagagagatggaaacagaatcggaagcaagctccaggctctgagctgtcagcacagagccctatgcggggcttgaactcacagaccgcgagatcatgacctgagctgaagttggctgcttacccaaccgagccacccaggtgcccctgaattaccTTTTTAATAAACAGAGTAAATGTTTTCACCAAAGGGAAAAACTCTAgagaaattttgttatttttttcttttagacgTGTTCTATTAACTGTGTTTAACTGGTAGATACAATTTCTagctaccttttttttccccccagtatcATGGGATTGTATGCTTCGGTTGTCCTTGTGATTGGGAAATTTGTCCGTGAATTCTTCAGTGGGATTTCTCACTCCATCATGTTTGAAGAGCTTCCAAATGTGGACCGAATTCTGAAGTTGTGCACAGATATTTTTTTAGTTCGAGAGACAGGGGAACTGGAACTCGAGGAAGATCTCTATGCCAAATTAATATTCCTGTACCGCTCACCAGAAACCATGATCAAATGgactagagaaaaaacaaattgatGCTTTACGACACAGACTGCAGAtcaaattaacatttgaatttaaaaaaaagcacaatatcCTCATAAGAGCTAAGCATTTCTAGTTGGATGGAAATGGTTTCTCTTCTGACAGGTGGTCAAAAGGAGCTGACTTCCTTCTGCAGTCTAAGCTACCTTGTAAATGAAGGCGCTGttgaaaatgttatttgtaaTTCCATTTCTCCAAAATCAGGGCTATTTGTTTTATGATATAGTCAACAGTGTCTTGCATTCTGATTGACGATGCAAAGGAATCATTTATGGGTCTCCTCCCTCAGAGAaacaggagagaagaagggaaaaggaaagttgCCCATGGTTTTCTGTGCGGAGCCCGCACACTTCCTGAAGAGACGCTCTAGTTCAGTAGGCCTCACCCTGTTGCCAACGGGGAAGCTGCTGTGGGGAGAACAGATGGGCCTCAGCACGCCCCGAAAATACGCAACAGCAATAGGAGGCTGAAACTCCTGAAGAGatttctggggcggggggggggggggggggggaggggaacaagaGAGGGAGCCAAAGACCCATGAAGATACCAGTGGACGAACGAGCCTCATTCTAAGCAAAAAGTTAACATTAGTGACACTCTTACTGCCTTATCTTAACTGAAGActagtaaaaaaaacaaaaaaaaaaacaaatctttccaTTAAACACCAGTGActtctcaggaaaaaagaaaaaaaaaagcagcaaaacaaaaatggggACACCGGTTTTGTCGAGGCCCAGCAAATGACTCGCTTCCGTGGTGGCTGTTATGCTTCAGAGTTCTGCTCCTCCTCAGACACAGGCTCCAAGTAGAAGGATGAAAATGGCGCCCAGCTGGGTGTGGAAATCTCTGACTCTGTAACTCTTTCCCAACTGAGGTCATGAACGCCCTTCTACCTTTTTCCCCATCCCTCAACACGCTTTTTCCCATTTCGATGATTTAAGGCAATGGTTTTTTCCAGTATGTGacattttccttcctgtttttcagGTATATCGAAGAGTTCACATATTCCAATTCACATTTTTACATCTGAGACGGGTTTTTTAAGTTCATAGTTATGGAAGAAATATGTATATTGAGcttggggaaataaaaaaaaaggccttttcttaaattattattattggtaaTACAACCTCTTCATTAAATAACAATGTAGCATGAAAATTTATGATTCAAATGTAGTTTTCATTCTGtattaaaatacagtttctgAGGAGTCATTAAATGGACTAGAACATGTCCAAAAAAATGATCCTATGTAGTCTGGGTTCAGGACTGACTTAAAATAAAGCACATCTTGCAAAGCCATTTCAAGAATAGTCTTCATTCTGCCTCCTTTGCGTGAAGTaggaaaaaattactattttcaaTACTGTGTacaaggagttaaaaaaaatcatggtaagGGAAtatggagctttaaaaaaaaaacagagatcagACGGTGTTCGGTGTCTTCTAGAGAACTGGTGCATATTTTTCTTCAGGCGGGAAAGCCAGCGTACTTCCCACCCTGTGGCAATCAGCTCCTCCAGTCGTTGTAGCAGTAAACTCAGACCACAAACTGTGGCCCACACTCTGATTTCCCAACAACACGAAGAATCATTGTGCGTATTCCGGGTTGTGAACTCTTTCTTTGAAAACAGGGCAGCTCAAGGGAATTTCCAGAGAGCGAGTTATGACACATTTAGGAACGAGGAGAAGTAGGAAATCCTCCCGAGAAGAAAGTGGAAAGTCAAACTATACCAGAACGGTAATGCTCTTCAAGAGAGCAATTTCCTGGGTTCAAAAAGAAGcttcctgtgtatgtgtgtgttggggggggggtatagaaggaaatataaaagatagaaataaaggATTGTAGAAAGCAGGCGCTTCCTCCGGGGAGGCATGTGCTAGAGTGGAAATGGCAGACAACGAGGAGGTCCGCAGGCCTGGCCAGGCCGCCGTTGGGCGGGGAACCCCCGGGCCAGCAGGCCCTGTCCCCTCTCAGCCCCACGTATCTGACAACAGGAAGGCATCGTCGTACTGTAGCCAGCCACGTTCCAAGCCCCGGCCCAGCGGACGCTCCTTGTGAAAGTGGCCTGCCACCTTAGATTGGGTTCTCTGGAGACGGCCTCCGAAATGAACGGCCTGGACCAAGGACGTTTGGGGCAGTGGTCCCGGGAGTTACACTGGTCAGCAAGGAAGGCAGGATTGAGCAGAGGGACGTGCTGCCCCATCACGCAGCCGCAGCTGAACGTCACCCAACCCTTCAGGGCTCTTGAGATCTGGGGTGGTTCTGCGTCGTCCCGGGCAAGGGCATGGCAACTGGATGCTGGAACAGCAAGTTGTTGCCACCGCCACTCCCTGTGCGGGTTTCACCTCTGATGAGGCGGGAGCCTACTCCCTGGAAGGAGGGGCACAGCCTTGACCCATGAGCACGGGCGTGTGGGCGTGCAGAGGGCACTCGTGGAGACTGCGGTATCCATCACTGTCTATCCTTGGGCCACTCAGACCCGCTGGCTTCTTGTAAGATTGTGAGGACTTAGTTCCCTTATGAGGGAAGAGTAAGACGCAGGAGATCCGGCCCCTGCTGCCGCAGCTGGTTTTGAAGCCAGACATGATACTCAGCATCTATCCTCCACCACCTGTTCTAGGTTCCCCTCACCCTCATCTGGTCCCTGTCCCAATGAGGCAGGGAGCCGGGCAGGGTGAGCCAGACCCTCGGCCATAGGGGCCCAGCGTCCTCGTTACCAGCCTTGCTCTGGTCCCAGCTGCTGCATTTACCTCTTTTACTGTTCAGTCTGGTCCCCCCGGGACC
This genomic interval carries:
- the LOC122232385 gene encoding piezo-type mechanosensitive ion channel component 2-like, which produces MIAGNNTESSRTPVTIEKIYPYYVKAPSDSNSKPIKQLLSENNFMNITIILSRDNTTKSNSEWWVLNLTGNRIYNQHAQALELVVFNDKVSPPSLGFLAGYGIMGLYASVVLVIGKFVREFFSGISHSIMFEELPNVDRILKLCTDIFLVRETGELELEEDLYAKLIFLYRSPETMIKWTREKTN